In Deinococcus puniceus, one genomic interval encodes:
- a CDS encoding NADH-quinone oxidoreductase subunit M codes for MIHFMIFLPLLGSLLLLITPVRWREEVAGFFAAATLGLGIGIWRAGGADLFSINWVPSLGITYSVALDGVSLTLALVTAFMTLIAILYASRRVANPGTMLALILAMETGLIGIFAARDLILFYVFFEDALLPALLMLAIYGKSHRMRALVKFGAYTLFGSLLMLVSIIGIKSLGGSPTFALVDLAANTVTGPAQTWLYLGFLAAMAVKLPLWPLHAWLPDFHEQNHDSGIPDLMGTLYKVGGYGIFRFGIELFPDASEQLRPILMGLAAFTALYAAWIAFRQTNWKRLLAYAGLSHMGFVALGVFSLNETAVIGAMYLLAFQNVYTGALFLAVGMLQERIGSLDTRVGGVMNQAGALGGLTMALWFASIAVPGFAGFVGEFSILLGAYQVQPWITFVAGLTTIAAAVYALSAFQTTFWQGRPLGGIKVADLHGTEWLVLGLPLAVALFFGVYSAPAINLIQPAVKTVLAALGAN; via the coding sequence ATGATCCACTTCATGATTTTCCTGCCGCTGCTGGGGTCGCTGCTGCTGCTGATTACGCCCGTGCGCTGGCGCGAGGAAGTCGCCGGATTCTTTGCCGCTGCCACGCTGGGCCTCGGCATCGGCATCTGGCGGGCAGGCGGCGCAGACCTGTTCAGCATCAACTGGGTGCCGTCGCTGGGCATCACCTACTCGGTGGCGCTGGACGGCGTGAGCCTCACACTGGCGCTGGTCACGGCCTTCATGACCCTGATCGCCATTCTGTATGCCTCTCGGCGCGTCGCCAATCCCGGCACGATGCTGGCCCTGATTCTGGCGATGGAAACCGGTCTGATCGGCATTTTTGCCGCCCGTGACCTGATTCTCTTCTATGTGTTCTTCGAAGACGCCCTGTTGCCCGCCTTACTGATGCTCGCCATCTATGGCAAATCCCACCGGATGCGGGCGCTGGTCAAGTTCGGCGCGTATACGCTGTTCGGCAGCCTGCTGATGCTGGTGTCCATTATCGGCATCAAGTCGCTGGGCGGCAGCCCCACCTTCGCGCTGGTGGATTTGGCGGCCAACACGGTCACTGGCCCGGCGCAAACGTGGCTGTATCTGGGCTTCCTCGCGGCGATGGCGGTCAAGCTTCCGCTCTGGCCGCTGCACGCGTGGCTGCCCGATTTCCACGAGCAAAACCACGACAGCGGCATTCCCGATCTGATGGGCACGCTGTACAAGGTGGGCGGTTACGGCATCTTCCGCTTCGGCATAGAACTGTTCCCCGACGCCTCCGAACAGTTGCGCCCGATCCTGATGGGCTTGGCCGCATTTACGGCCCTGTACGCCGCGTGGATCGCCTTCCGGCAAACCAACTGGAAACGGCTGCTGGCCTACGCGGGCCTGTCTCACATGGGGTTCGTGGCGCTGGGCGTGTTCAGTCTCAACGAAACTGCCGTCATCGGGGCCATGTACCTGCTCGCCTTCCAGAACGTGTATACCGGGGCGCTATTTCTGGCCGTCGGGATGCTTCAGGAGCGCATCGGCAGCCTCGATACCCGTGTGGGCGGCGTGATGAATCAGGCGGGCGCACTGGGCGGCCTCACGATGGCGCTGTGGTTCGCCTCTATCGCCGTGCCGGGGTTTGCCGGATTCGTCGGAGAATTCAGCATCCTGCTGGGCGCATATCAGGTGCAGCCATGGATCACCTTCGTGGCGGGCCTGACCACCATTGCCGCCGCCGTGTACGCCCTGAGTGCCTTTCAGACCACGTTTTGGCAAGGCCGCCCGCTGGGTGGAATTAAAGTGGCCGACCTGCACGGTACCGAATGGCTGGTGCTGGGGCTGCCGCTGGCTGTGGCCCTCTTCTTCGGCGTGTATTCGGCTCCGGCCATCAATCTGATCCAACCAGCGGTCAAAACCGTTCTTGCTGCGCTGGGAGCCAACTAA